The following are encoded together in the Dama dama isolate Ldn47 chromosome 29, ASM3311817v1, whole genome shotgun sequence genome:
- the SIT1 gene encoding signaling threshold-regulating transmembrane adapter 1 — translation MSTAGQGSFCNCTEKLLPGIPSLSDGWGLWALSGAVTLLLLISLAVHLFHWTSGGSRSHPGHGRSGESVEDVPLYGNLHYLQTGRLSREPGPGPQDAAPGGPAGAAEEVMCYTSLQLRPPQGWVSSPGSPIKYSEVVLDSEPKPQASDPEPELYASVCAQGRRARASFPDQAYANSHPAPS, via the exons ATGTCTACAGCAGGCCAGGGCAGTTTCTGCAATTGCACGGAGAAGCTACTGCCCG GAATCCCCTCTCTGAGCGACGGCTGGGGGCTGTGGGCCCTCTCAGGGGCTGTGACCCTGCTGCTCCTCATCTCGCTGGCTGTGCACTTGTTCCACTGGACCAGTGGCGGGAGCAGGAGCCACCCAGGACACGGACG CTCTGGGGAGTCTGTGGAAGACGTTCCTCTGTATGGGAACCTGCATTATCTGCAGACAG GACGGCTGTCTCGGGAACCAGGGCCAGGCCCACAGGATGCAGCCCCTGGAGGCCCTGCCGGG GCTGCAGAGGAGGTGATGTGCTATACCAGCCTGCAGCTGCGGCCTCCTCAGGGCTGGGTCTCCAGCCCTGGAAGCCCTATCAAGTACTCGGAGGTGGTGCTGGACTCCGAGCCAAAGCCCCAGGCCTCAGATCCTGAGCCAGAGCTCTACGCCTCTGTGTGTGCCCAGGGGCGCAGGGCCCGAGCTTCCTTTCCAGACCAGGCCTATGCCAACAGCCATCCCGCACCCAGCTGA